A single Corynebacterium stationis DNA region contains:
- a CDS encoding cytochrome b has protein sequence MSNKLGNIGNNLDSRLPAAGVVRTQINKVFPTHWSFMLGEVALYSFIILLLTGVYLALFFDPSITKVIYDGAYTPLNGVEMSRAYATALDISFEVRGGLFVRQMHHWAALMFMMAMVAHMCRIFFTGAFRRPREANWIIGCSLILLGMIEGFMGYSLPDDLLSGVGLRIMSAIILGLPIIGTWLHWGIFGGDFPSDLMLDRFYILHVLILPGIILGLIAAHVLLVWFQKHTQFPGPGRAENNVVGVRILPVFATKAIGMGLMTAGVLALMSGLLTINAIWNLGPYNPSQVSAGSQPDIYMLWTDGVARVMPAWELYLGNYTIPSAFWVALLCGLMVVLLIAYPFIEKKMTGDDAHHNLLQRPRDVPVRSAIGAMAITFFLLVTMSGGNDHVAHFFQISLNAMTWVGRIGLVVLPPIAYWITYAVCVGLQRSDREVLEHGIETGVIKQLPNGAFIEVHQPLGPVDEHGHAVPLEYSGSYVPKQLNQLGLADSEVQGTFSPDDPDLMRRVHEHHADNAAEEAEMLRRLNEANRRADEENGLN, from the coding sequence ATGAGCAATAAACTCGGAAATATTGGTAATAACCTCGACTCCAGGCTTCCAGCCGCAGGTGTCGTGCGAACCCAGATCAACAAGGTCTTCCCAACGCACTGGTCATTCATGCTTGGTGAAGTTGCACTGTACAGCTTCATTATCTTGTTGCTGACTGGTGTATACCTTGCTCTGTTCTTCGATCCATCGATCACCAAGGTCATCTACGACGGTGCGTACACCCCGTTGAATGGCGTTGAGATGTCTCGTGCATACGCAACCGCACTGGACATTTCCTTTGAAGTTCGTGGTGGCCTCTTTGTCCGTCAGATGCACCACTGGGCTGCACTGATGTTCATGATGGCTATGGTCGCCCACATGTGTCGTATCTTCTTCACCGGTGCGTTCCGTCGCCCACGTGAAGCAAACTGGATTATTGGTTGCTCCTTGATTCTCCTCGGCATGATCGAGGGCTTCATGGGCTACTCCCTGCCAGATGACCTGCTGTCTGGTGTCGGTCTTCGTATTATGTCCGCCATCATCTTGGGTCTGCCGATCATCGGTACCTGGTTGCACTGGGGCATTTTCGGTGGCGACTTCCCATCTGACTTGATGCTTGACCGCTTCTACATCCTCCACGTTCTGATTCTTCCGGGCATCATTCTTGGCCTGATTGCAGCTCACGTTCTGCTGGTCTGGTTCCAGAAGCACACCCAGTTCCCGGGACCTGGTCGTGCTGAGAACAACGTTGTTGGTGTCCGAATCCTGCCAGTCTTCGCTACTAAGGCTATCGGTATGGGTCTGATGACCGCTGGTGTTCTTGCACTGATGTCCGGTCTGCTGACTATTAACGCGATTTGGAACCTTGGACCATACAACCCATCACAGGTTTCTGCAGGTTCGCAGCCAGATATCTACATGCTCTGGACTGACGGTGTTGCTCGTGTCATGCCAGCGTGGGAGCTCTACTTGGGCAACTACACTATTCCATCCGCATTCTGGGTCGCACTTCTGTGTGGTCTGATGGTTGTACTCTTGATTGCGTACCCATTCATTGAGAAGAAGATGACTGGCGACGACGCTCACCACAACCTGTTGCAGCGTCCACGCGATGTCCCAGTTCGTTCCGCAATCGGTGCTATGGCTATTACCTTCTTCCTGTTGGTAACGATGTCCGGTGGTAACGACCACGTTGCGCACTTCTTCCAGATCTCGCTGAACGCGATGACCTGGGTTGGCCGTATCGGTCTGGTAGTTCTTCCTCCGATTGCTTACTGGATTACTTACGCAGTCTGTGTTGGCTTGCAGCGTTCCGACCGCGAGGTCTTGGAGCACGGTATCGAAACCGGTGTCATCAAGCAGCTGCCTAACGGTGCCTTCATCGAAGTTCACCAGCCACTGGGTCCTGTTGATGAGCACGGCCACGCGGTTCCACTGGAGTACTCCGGTTCCTACGTTCCGAAGCAGCTCAACCAGCTTGGTCTGGCTGACTCTGAGGTACAGGGCACCTTCTCCCCAGATGATCCTGACTTGATGCGTCGTGTTCACGAGCACCACGCTGACAACGCCGCAGAAGAAGCAGAGATGCTGCGTCGTCTGAACGAGGCTAACCGTCGTGCAGACGAGGAAAATGGTCTCAACTAA
- a CDS encoding c-type cytochrome gives MMDTNSTPVPEQSGKKSPAAEAKKTRRNRKVKRTLAGAFALTVGLTGAGVLATALTPDAQVATAQRDDQALIQEGNDIYDVACITCHGANLQGVEDRGPSLIGVGAGSVYFQVHSGRMPMMSNDAQAERKTPRYTEQQTLALAAYVAANGGGPDIVYNEDGSIAMEELRGANYNGQIQPEDVARGGELFRMNCASCHNFTGQGGSLSSGKYAPPLAPANEQEIYQAMLTGPQNMPKFSDRQLSADEKKDLIAYIKSASETPSPAGWDLGGLGPVAEGLAMWIIGITALCAAAMWMGSRS, from the coding sequence ATGATGGATACGAATTCCACTCCAGTTCCCGAGCAGTCAGGGAAGAAGTCCCCAGCTGCGGAGGCAAAGAAGACGCGGCGCAACCGCAAGGTTAAGCGCACCCTCGCTGGTGCGTTTGCGCTTACCGTCGGACTAACTGGCGCAGGTGTATTAGCAACCGCGTTGACCCCAGACGCACAGGTTGCTACCGCGCAGCGTGATGATCAGGCTCTCATCCAAGAGGGTAATGACATCTACGACGTAGCGTGTATCACTTGCCACGGTGCAAACCTTCAGGGTGTAGAGGACCGAGGTCCTTCCCTGATTGGCGTGGGTGCAGGTTCGGTTTACTTCCAGGTTCACTCTGGCCGTATGCCGATGATGTCTAACGATGCTCAGGCGGAGCGCAAGACTCCTCGCTACACCGAGCAGCAGACCCTGGCGTTGGCAGCTTATGTTGCAGCCAACGGCGGTGGCCCAGACATCGTGTACAACGAAGACGGCTCCATCGCGATGGAAGAGCTTCGTGGTGCTAACTACAACGGCCAGATTCAGCCTGAAGACGTTGCCCGTGGTGGCGAACTCTTCCGCATGAACTGTGCGTCTTGCCACAACTTCACCGGACAGGGCGGTTCGCTGTCTTCCGGTAAGTATGCACCGCCTCTGGCTCCTGCAAACGAGCAGGAAATCTACCAGGCGATGCTGACTGGCCCACAAAACATGCCTAAGTTCTCCGACCGTCAGCTTTCTGCTGATGAGAAGAAGGACCTCATTGCTTATATCAAGTCTGCAAGCGAGACTCCTTCTCCAGCCGGTTGGGACCTTGGTGGTCTTGGCCCAGTAGCTGAAGGTCTGGCTATGTGGATTATCGGCATCACCGCTCTGTGTGCTGCTGCAATGTGGATGGGATCGCGTTCATGA
- a CDS encoding glycosyltransferase family 4 protein encodes MPRTLLVTNDFPPTIGGIQSYLRDFISLLDPTEVVVFASTQDAKAAREFDSQVDYTVVRWPRNVMLPTAATARRMQELIRVHDIDTVWFGAAAPLALMGKEAKQAGAKKVVATTHGHEVGWSMLPGARQALRVIGNHSDCITYISQYTLRRFAKAFGPHPQWVHMPSAVSFEQFTRTPESSALAKKHFGLVDAPSAPVILCVSRLVPRKGQDQLLRAMALVRKEVPEAQLLIIGRGRYRKTLDVLARIYDPTAVIQEARDSEELALAFSAGDIFAMPVRTRGGGLDVEGLGIVYLEAQAASLPVIAGNSGGAPETITEETGVVVDGTSISELAEALVKMLQDPHAAAAMGQAGRRHVERNWTWDVMGQQLRTALEPDS; translated from the coding sequence ATGCCGCGTACGCTTCTTGTGACCAATGATTTCCCGCCTACTATCGGCGGGATTCAGTCTTATCTTCGAGATTTCATTAGTCTTTTAGACCCCACTGAGGTTGTGGTCTTTGCTTCAACTCAAGATGCCAAAGCCGCGCGGGAGTTCGATAGCCAGGTTGACTACACCGTGGTGCGATGGCCGCGGAACGTCATGTTGCCAACGGCTGCAACTGCTCGCCGTATGCAGGAATTGATTCGCGTGCACGATATAGACACCGTTTGGTTCGGGGCCGCCGCGCCCTTGGCGTTGATGGGTAAGGAAGCTAAGCAGGCAGGGGCTAAGAAGGTTGTTGCCACAACCCATGGCCATGAGGTTGGCTGGTCGATGCTTCCGGGCGCGCGCCAGGCCTTGCGGGTGATTGGCAATCACTCAGATTGCATCACTTATATCTCCCAGTACACCTTGCGGCGCTTTGCTAAAGCTTTTGGCCCGCATCCACAGTGGGTGCATATGCCTTCAGCGGTATCGTTCGAGCAGTTTACGCGCACGCCGGAATCTTCGGCCTTGGCAAAAAAGCATTTTGGGCTTGTCGATGCCCCCAGCGCCCCAGTAATTCTCTGCGTCTCGCGGTTGGTGCCGCGCAAGGGGCAAGATCAGTTGTTGCGCGCTATGGCTTTGGTGCGCAAAGAAGTACCGGAGGCCCAGCTTCTCATTATCGGACGCGGCCGATACCGGAAAACACTTGACGTGTTGGCCCGAATCTATGACCCCACCGCGGTTATTCAAGAAGCTAGAGACAGTGAAGAGCTGGCATTAGCTTTTAGCGCCGGTGATATTTTCGCCATGCCCGTGCGTACCCGCGGGGGAGGGTTAGATGTTGAAGGCTTAGGCATTGTCTACCTCGAAGCCCAAGCGGCAAGCTTGCCGGTGATTGCGGGAAATTCCGGCGGTGCGCCAGAGACGATTACAGAGGAAACAGGTGTCGTCGTCGATGGCACTAGTATTTCCGAGCTAGCAGAAGCGCTAGTAAAGATGCTGCAGGATCCACACGCTGCGGCCGCCATGGGGCAGGCCGGGCGCCGGCATGTGGAGCGCAATTGGACCTGGGATGTCATGGGGCAGCAGCTGCGCACAGCCCTAGAACCCGATTCTTAG
- a CDS encoding NlpC/P60 family protein translates to MAVVFGSSRGRFVSTVSAFALCAALGAHTAFAPDIQAQEIENNQTQEADDVSGLIEEVSKVAREVSAKNEEVKSLEDKLAAKEEELAGLEAKVDESTRAADEAEKLLQASQSNVDSIAQSRYRGDTLDPFIATLNAQDPTAAVERLGYLGAISRGAQRSLNSITEYSQAAESARAQAAEAVASAEKIKAELEKERDSVIADRDDLKQRQQDIEARVDALSPELREAWENQNNPLSGIDLAELGANATGAVAAALSKQGSPYDWGATGPNSFDCSGLMYWAYQQQGKSIPRTSQAQIAGGQSVSIDDLQPGDIVGYFPGVTHVGMYIGNGQIVHASTYGVPVQVVPVDSMPISGASRY, encoded by the coding sequence GTGGCAGTTGTGTTTGGTTCTTCGCGTGGCCGTTTTGTGTCCACAGTCTCGGCATTCGCATTGTGCGCAGCACTTGGCGCACATACCGCTTTTGCACCGGATATCCAGGCGCAAGAAATAGAGAACAACCAAACGCAAGAGGCAGATGACGTTTCAGGCCTCATTGAAGAGGTCAGTAAGGTTGCGCGCGAGGTCTCGGCGAAGAATGAAGAAGTGAAAAGCCTAGAGGACAAGCTTGCGGCTAAAGAAGAAGAGCTCGCGGGCTTGGAGGCGAAAGTCGATGAGTCTACGCGTGCGGCAGATGAAGCCGAGAAGCTGCTTCAGGCCTCACAATCTAATGTCGATAGTATTGCGCAGTCGCGCTACCGCGGCGATACTCTAGATCCGTTTATTGCAACGCTCAATGCCCAAGACCCAACCGCCGCGGTAGAACGCTTGGGCTACCTGGGTGCTATTTCCCGTGGCGCACAGCGGTCGTTGAATTCCATTACTGAGTACTCGCAGGCGGCAGAGTCTGCCCGTGCGCAAGCAGCGGAAGCTGTAGCTAGCGCCGAGAAAATCAAGGCCGAGCTTGAAAAAGAACGTGACTCCGTCATCGCCGATCGTGATGATCTGAAACAACGTCAGCAAGATATCGAAGCGCGCGTGGACGCGCTTAGCCCTGAGCTGCGTGAAGCATGGGAGAACCAGAATAATCCGCTCAGCGGCATTGACCTGGCTGAACTAGGCGCAAATGCTACTGGCGCGGTTGCTGCAGCACTGTCCAAGCAGGGCTCTCCTTATGACTGGGGTGCAACAGGCCCGAATTCTTTTGACTGTTCAGGTTTGATGTACTGGGCTTATCAGCAGCAGGGCAAGTCCATTCCACGTACCTCCCAGGCGCAGATTGCAGGCGGCCAGTCCGTTTCTATTGATGATTTGCAGCCAGGCGATATCGTCGGATATTTCCCAGGCGTGACCCACGTCGGAATGTATATCGGCAATGGCCAGATCGTTCATGCTTCAACTTACGGCGTTCCGGTGCAGGTAGTGCCGGTAGATTCCATGCCGATTTCCGGTGCATCGCGTTATTAA
- a CDS encoding C40 family peptidase translates to MAQHRRQNVKAVRRIAGTTAIAAVATLAGPAAANAAEVVVPNTNYSFNVQGLENVPNIKQVPNIDKYVPSLSNQGSASTTTAAKANYSASAPAKPAASSTGQKVVDAVYSKIGAPYAWGATGPSSFDCSGLTSWAYAQAGKQIPRTSQAQASGGTPVAISDLQPGDIVAYYGGASHVGIYVGNGKIVDALNSGTPVSERPLNYMPIHSAVRF, encoded by the coding sequence GTGGCACAGCACCGTCGTCAGAACGTTAAGGCCGTTCGTCGCATCGCAGGCACCACCGCTATCGCAGCAGTTGCAACCTTGGCGGGTCCAGCAGCTGCAAACGCAGCAGAGGTAGTAGTTCCTAACACCAACTACTCCTTCAATGTTCAGGGACTGGAGAACGTTCCGAACATCAAGCAGGTCCCAAACATCGACAAGTATGTTCCATCCTTGTCCAACCAGGGTTCCGCTTCTACCACCACCGCTGCTAAGGCTAACTACTCTGCTTCGGCACCAGCTAAGCCAGCAGCTAGTTCCACCGGTCAAAAGGTTGTAGACGCTGTCTACTCCAAGATTGGTGCACCTTACGCTTGGGGCGCTACCGGGCCAAGCTCTTTTGACTGCTCTGGTCTGACATCTTGGGCATACGCTCAGGCTGGCAAGCAGATCCCTCGCACCTCCCAGGCGCAGGCATCTGGCGGTACCCCAGTCGCTATTTCTGACCTGCAGCCAGGTGACATCGTTGCTTACTACGGCGGCGCATCCCACGTAGGTATCTACGTCGGCAACGGCAAGATTGTTGACGCGTTAAACTCGGGCACCCCAGTTTCCGAGCGTCCGCTGAACTACATGCCAATCCACTCTGCAGTTCGTTTCTAA
- a CDS encoding lysophospholipid acyltransferase family protein codes for MNNRWYWAFKHILFGPALQLWNRPWIEGVENIPASGPAIVASSHQSVMDSFYFPLKCPRQIKFIAKAEYFNTPGFVGRMQKWFFSSVGQVPIDRTAKSSAEGMLNSAREILNDGGLFGIYPEGTRSPDGRIYRGRTGMARVAMDTGVQVIPIAMFNSRKANPIGTWIPRPVRVGTRVGQPIDPHAWAKERGLDVEDHETARKFTDYFMLELAQLAEQPYVDVYASEVKDSLKKGLGYPKGAEPTK; via the coding sequence ATGAACAACCGGTGGTACTGGGCTTTCAAGCACATCCTTTTCGGCCCTGCTCTGCAACTATGGAATCGTCCATGGATCGAGGGAGTAGAGAATATCCCAGCTTCTGGACCCGCGATCGTGGCCTCGAGCCATCAATCGGTCATGGACTCTTTCTACTTCCCGCTGAAATGCCCACGGCAGATTAAGTTCATCGCCAAGGCGGAGTACTTCAACACCCCGGGCTTTGTTGGTCGCATGCAAAAGTGGTTCTTTTCCTCCGTTGGACAGGTACCCATTGACCGCACAGCGAAGTCTTCTGCGGAAGGCATGTTGAACTCGGCTCGGGAAATCTTAAATGACGGCGGCCTGTTTGGTATTTACCCAGAAGGTACCCGTTCACCCGATGGACGTATCTACCGCGGACGCACCGGCATGGCGCGTGTGGCTATGGACACTGGTGTCCAGGTGATTCCTATTGCAATGTTTAATTCCCGCAAAGCCAATCCGATTGGCACCTGGATTCCACGTCCCGTACGCGTGGGAACCCGCGTGGGCCAGCCCATCGATCCTCATGCCTGGGCGAAAGAACGAGGCTTGGACGTAGAAGATCATGAAACCGCTCGGAAATTTACCGACTACTTCATGCTCGAGCTTGCTCAATTAGCTGAGCAACCGTACGTTGATGTTTATGCCTCAGAGGTTAAAGATTCCTTGAAGAAGGGCCTCGGTTATCCGAAGGGTGCTGAACCAACAAAGTGA
- a CDS encoding ubiquinol-cytochrome c reductase iron-sulfur subunit: protein MSNVNKKYTDDELKGMSNEELATLGTELDDVTVAFRKERFPIAGDPAEKRAARGINIWLVISVISALAFLGIYIFWPWEFKVHGEEGLIWHNLYTPLLGLTAGIAITGLGIAVVQFVKKLMPEEISVQRRHDGPSDEVDRRTLTALLNDSWKTSTLGRRKTMQGLLGGAAVLFGLVVVAPLGGMIKDPWRKRHDLNYMGDGTLWTSGWTLHEKGVKLYLARDTGTIAEFHEGESGSHYTTQGVSRLVRVRPEDLAAGGMETVFPLAASDVNDGDLYDPQKDVYENHMHSIHGNRNAVMLIRLRHQDAQKAIEREGQEDFHYGDYYAYSKICTHIGCPTSLYEAQTNRILCPCHQSQFDALHYGKPVFGPAARALPQLPITVDEEGYLVAQGNFIEPVGPAFWERKS, encoded by the coding sequence ATGAGCAATGTAAACAAGAAATACACCGATGACGAACTCAAGGGTATGAGCAATGAAGAGCTCGCCACCCTTGGTACTGAGTTGGATGATGTCACCGTTGCGTTCCGCAAGGAGCGTTTCCCGATTGCTGGTGACCCCGCTGAAAAGCGTGCCGCGCGTGGTATCAACATTTGGTTGGTAATTTCCGTAATCAGTGCACTGGCTTTCTTGGGCATCTACATCTTCTGGCCATGGGAATTTAAGGTCCATGGCGAAGAAGGCCTTATCTGGCACAACCTTTACACTCCGTTGCTCGGTCTAACCGCAGGTATTGCGATTACCGGCCTGGGCATCGCAGTTGTTCAGTTTGTTAAGAAGCTCATGCCGGAAGAGATTTCGGTACAGCGTCGCCACGACGGCCCATCCGATGAGGTTGACCGTCGTACCTTGACCGCACTGCTTAATGACTCCTGGAAGACTTCTACTCTTGGCCGTCGTAAGACCATGCAGGGCCTTCTTGGTGGTGCAGCAGTTCTTTTCGGTTTGGTTGTTGTTGCTCCGTTGGGCGGCATGATCAAGGATCCATGGCGCAAGCGCCACGACCTCAACTACATGGGTGACGGCACCCTGTGGACCTCCGGCTGGACCTTGCACGAGAAGGGCGTCAAGCTCTACTTGGCTCGTGACACCGGTACTATTGCTGAGTTCCACGAAGGTGAGTCTGGCAGCCACTACACGACCCAAGGCGTTTCCCGTCTTGTGCGTGTTCGTCCAGAAGATCTCGCAGCTGGCGGCATGGAGACTGTCTTCCCATTGGCAGCCTCTGACGTCAATGATGGTGACCTATACGATCCTCAAAAGGACGTATACGAGAACCACATGCACTCTATTCACGGTAACCGCAACGCCGTTATGTTGATTCGTCTGCGCCACCAAGATGCGCAGAAGGCAATTGAGCGTGAGGGTCAAGAAGACTTCCACTACGGCGATTACTACGCGTACTCTAAGATTTGTACTCACATCGGTTGCCCAACCTCGCTTTATGAGGCTCAGACCAACCGAATCCTGTGTCCATGCCACCAGTCGCAGTTCGACGCATTGCACTACGGTAAGCCAGTCTTCGGACCAGCTGCACGTGCACTGCCACAGCTGCCGATCACCGTGGATGAAGAGGGCTACCTCGTGGCGCAGGGCAACTTCATCGAGCCAGTTGGCCCGGCATTCTGGGAGCGTAAGTCATAA
- a CDS encoding acyltransferase family protein: MSAQKRLMWPDVAKGISILGVVLLHIGIGVPEGESTWLYQVNTWLDPLRMPLFFVVSGYFSTKILNYTLRDVLIKRVWFFFVPYLLWVSIELWTKNLEWQWVFGNEPLSFSELGLNLLLGHNMGWFLHALIIFNLVLVAVRKLHPALAMLISFTPVLLLPLNEHIYFIGKALMYLPLFFMGVYLRRAITVFVEAICRLNVAALSFAAMTYAVGYFSRDMWNQFTGEVALPWYLPGMDYMGREEILLLVRFVEQTFQLPMALVMAVAISYIPFISSFFAFIGRNTLPIYLGHPIALTVGYHYVQIVGKWEISMAGEGLLHNTWFWTIVCIGLSAAGGLMLWSVSKLPVVGWSVYPPSLRQLHTMVMHAPVLRQAPGRD; encoded by the coding sequence GTGAGTGCACAGAAACGTCTCATGTGGCCAGACGTCGCCAAGGGCATCTCAATCCTTGGCGTCGTCTTGTTACATATTGGTATTGGAGTGCCGGAAGGCGAATCCACCTGGCTTTATCAGGTAAACACCTGGCTCGATCCGCTGCGAATGCCACTGTTTTTCGTGGTTTCCGGGTATTTCTCTACCAAGATTTTGAATTACACCTTGCGCGATGTGTTGATCAAACGCGTGTGGTTTTTCTTCGTTCCTTATCTTTTGTGGGTAAGTATCGAATTGTGGACGAAAAACCTGGAGTGGCAGTGGGTATTTGGCAACGAGCCTTTAAGCTTTAGCGAGCTTGGCCTGAACCTGCTGCTGGGACACAACATGGGTTGGTTCTTGCACGCACTGATTATCTTCAACCTGGTTTTGGTTGCCGTGCGCAAACTGCATCCAGCACTAGCAATGCTCATTAGCTTTACCCCAGTGCTTTTGCTGCCGTTGAATGAGCACATTTACTTCATCGGCAAGGCGCTGATGTACCTGCCGCTATTTTTCATGGGCGTGTACCTACGCCGGGCAATCACAGTCTTTGTTGAAGCTATATGCCGACTTAACGTGGCCGCCCTGTCCTTTGCGGCCATGACTTATGCCGTTGGTTATTTCTCTCGCGATATGTGGAATCAATTCACCGGGGAAGTAGCGCTGCCGTGGTACCTGCCGGGCATGGATTACATGGGACGCGAAGAAATCTTGTTGCTGGTGCGCTTTGTGGAGCAGACCTTCCAGCTGCCGATGGCTTTGGTCATGGCAGTCGCGATTTCTTATATCCCTTTTATTTCTTCCTTCTTCGCGTTTATCGGCCGCAATACTTTGCCGATCTATCTCGGCCACCCGATCGCTTTGACCGTGGGATATCACTACGTTCAAATCGTGGGCAAGTGGGAGATCTCGATGGCTGGCGAGGGCCTGTTGCACAACACGTGGTTCTGGACGATTGTGTGCATCGGTCTAAGTGCCGCCGGCGGATTGATGCTTTGGTCGGTCTCCAAGCTGCCCGTTGTGGGCTGGAGTGTCTACCCGCCAAGTCTGCGCCAGCTGCACACGATGGTTATGCACGCCCCGGTGCTTCGCCAGGCACCAGGCAGGGACTAA
- a CDS encoding ROK family glucokinase: protein MNNASQQLAIGFDIGGTNVRAGLVNDAGEVLATRTMPTADNAADLEESIEKLVAELSPGNNISGVGLAVAGFIDPTCTIVRFAPHLPWRNATVRKNLEERIGMPVRLEHDANSAAWGEARFGAGRKAKDWVFFAIGTGIGATLMSGGEIYRGAFGTAPEFGHLTVVPNGRPCSCGKRGCLERYASGTALPDTAAELRGSYETTLAEDASSEDIVAAARAGDPLAIAVMEDFARWLGLGLAMVVDVLDPELIVLGGGVSRESDLFLDLARKHMQDNIVGAGFRDVAELKVAVLGSQAGMIGAADLARASACVL from the coding sequence ATGAATAATGCTTCCCAGCAGCTTGCGATTGGTTTTGATATCGGGGGCACCAATGTACGCGCCGGTTTAGTCAATGACGCCGGTGAGGTTCTTGCTACCCGCACCATGCCAACGGCTGATAATGCAGCTGACTTGGAAGAAAGCATCGAAAAGCTGGTAGCGGAGCTGAGCCCTGGCAACAACATTTCTGGCGTTGGCCTGGCCGTAGCCGGCTTTATTGATCCCACCTGCACTATCGTGCGCTTTGCTCCACACCTGCCATGGCGCAATGCCACGGTTCGGAAGAATCTTGAAGAACGCATCGGCATGCCAGTGCGCTTAGAGCACGATGCGAACTCTGCTGCCTGGGGTGAGGCGCGCTTTGGCGCTGGCCGCAAGGCTAAAGACTGGGTATTTTTCGCTATCGGCACCGGCATTGGGGCAACACTTATGAGCGGTGGGGAAATCTACCGTGGCGCATTTGGCACCGCCCCAGAATTCGGTCACCTCACGGTCGTGCCTAATGGCCGACCTTGTTCCTGCGGCAAACGTGGCTGCTTAGAGCGTTATGCTTCTGGCACCGCGCTGCCAGATACCGCAGCAGAGCTGCGTGGAAGCTATGAAACCACGCTGGCAGAAGACGCTAGCAGCGAAGATATCGTGGCGGCGGCACGCGCCGGTGACCCGCTGGCTATCGCAGTGATGGAAGATTTCGCACGCTGGCTGGGCCTGGGGCTTGCCATGGTCGTCGACGTCTTGGACCCAGAGCTCATTGTCTTGGGCGGGGGAGTCTCTCGCGAATCTGATTTATTTTTGGATCTTGCGCGCAAACACATGCAAGACAATATTGTGGGCGCCGGTTTCCGCGATGTTGCTGAGTTGAAAGTCGCAGTTTTAGGATCTCAAGCCGGAATGATTGGCGCGGCTGATTTGGCGCGCGCGAGTGCTTGCGTATTGTAA